In Labrus bergylta chromosome 6, fLabBer1.1, whole genome shotgun sequence, the following proteins share a genomic window:
- the LOC136179486 gene encoding interferon-induced protein with tetratricopeptide repeats 1-like: MFVFLFSISAAQSQTTLESLQCHFTWDLDRKRSILLLLRDKVEDIRTEDGNRWLGHSYNLWGFIQYKLGLNEEAKSLFQKAAETLNKLRDADEGPWLVVNYGNLAWLHHHLGDLEESQAYLSKVDALMEKYPSPSQDDLHPEIYAEKAWTLMFLGEDKKLVVDYYEKAARMQPDMVDWNTSYVIWLKNAQNFSDTMLDPDLLEKMRQAKERDPENLYLAVLYLDQRADEGENIRDEVRELAGNVSTLCCNNSGMWALLNLYIKYISVDDAIDLAEKVLKEHPDVRYLKRLVAFCYRSKIVYKSRNYPDPEQSMMDRAIALHEELISLYPHSSLKKEIDLAAIYAKSRHSKAKAEQIFQKLLKNEPPEPSDKQMLYNKYANYLACDRKAYHRSTQYHMKAAAIPEKSYFRKKSIGTLERNKDREIEEFLRNLQEPRQ; encoded by the coding sequence atgtttgtttttttattctccatcagtgctgctcagagtcaaaccacactggagtccctgcagtgccactTCACCTGGGACCTGGACCGCAAAAGGTCAATACTATTACTTCTCAGAGACAAGGTGGAAGACATCCGCACCGAGGACGGAAATCGATGGCTGGGCCACAGttacaacctgtgggggttcattcagtataagctggggttaaatgaagaggctaaGAGTTTGTTtcagaaggctgcagagaccctcaacaagctgagagacgcagatgagggtccttggttagtggtgaactacgggaacctggcctggctgcaccaccacctgggagatctagaggagagtcaggcttacctgtcaaaggttgatgccctgatggaaaaatacccatctccatcccaggacgacctccatccagagatatacgctgaaaaggcctggaccctgatgttcttaggagaggataagaagctggttgttgattactacgagaaagctgccaggatgcagccggacatggtggattggaacaccagctatgtcatatggttaaagaacgcccaaaacttcagtgacacaatgctggaccctgacctcttggagaaaatgagacaagccaaggaacgggatccagagaacttgtacctCGCTGTGCTCTACCTTGACcaacgtgctgatgaaggagaaaacattcgagatgaagtccgtgagttggctggaaatgtgagcactctgtgctgcaataacagtggcatgtgggccttactaaacctttacataaaatacatatcagttgATGACGCTATTGATTTGGCAGAGaaagttctgaaagaacatccagatgtgcgTTATCTGAAAAGATTAGTTGCGTTCTGCTACAGATCGAAGATAGTTTATAAAAGCAGAAATTACCCTGatccagaacaaagcatgatggacagagcaatcgctctccacgaggagctgatctctctttaccctcactcttcactcaaaaagGAAATAGACCTCGCAGCTATCTATGCAAAGTCACgtcacagcaaggccaaagctgagcagatatttcagaaactgctcaaaaatgaaCCACCAGaaccttcagacaaacagatgctttacaacAAATATGCAAATTACTTAGCCTGTGATCGAAAAGCCTACCACAGGTCGACacagtatcacatgaaggcagcagcaataccaGAAAAATCCTACTTCCGTAAGAAAAGCATCGGAACCCTGGAGAggaataaagacagagaaattgaggagtttctcagaaacctgcaagagccaaggcagtaa